A single window of Kitasatospora sp. HUAS MG31 DNA harbors:
- a CDS encoding Tat pathway signal sequence domain protein produces the protein MRTRSCLALAVAAAATLALGAMPASASAPGQVAAATPVLTTGGAGGTAVAVGDVLVAPLASGTKATFYASATSTTGVTCGASQFTSRVTDNPAAPGTATESLTGQTFSSCTSNVTGVTSVKSLTVGNLPYGVAVSDAAGLPVTLTAGSAAPIQATAVLNSWFGTITCSYQLSGAFAGNADNVAHSLAFRNEHFVKSGGSGLCPGEGYFSATYGPVADSTQAGSPLVYVN, from the coding sequence ATGCGTACTCGCAGTTGTCTCGCCCTGGCCGTGGCCGCCGCCGCGACCCTCGCCCTCGGGGCGATGCCCGCGTCCGCCAGCGCCCCCGGTCAGGTCGCCGCCGCCACGCCCGTGCTCACCACCGGCGGTGCCGGCGGTACGGCCGTCGCGGTGGGTGACGTGCTGGTCGCGCCGCTGGCCTCCGGGACCAAGGCCACGTTCTACGCGAGCGCCACCAGCACCACCGGAGTGACCTGCGGCGCCTCGCAGTTCACGTCGAGAGTGACCGACAACCCGGCCGCGCCCGGCACCGCCACCGAGTCCCTCACCGGGCAGACCTTCAGCTCCTGCACCAGCAACGTCACCGGCGTCACCTCGGTGAAGAGCCTCACCGTCGGCAACCTCCCGTACGGCGTCGCGGTCAGCGACGCCGCCGGCCTGCCGGTCACCCTCACCGCCGGCTCGGCCGCGCCGATCCAGGCCACCGCCGTGCTCAACTCCTGGTTCGGCACCATCACCTGCAGCTACCAGCTCAGCGGGGCCTTCGCCGGCAACGCCGACAACGTGGCCCACAGCCTGGCCTTCCGCAACGAGCACTTCGTCAAGAGCGGCGGCTCGGGCCTCTGCCCCGGCGAGGGATACTTCTCCGCCACCTACGGCCCGGTGGCCGACAGCACCCAGGCCGGCAGCCCCCTGGTGTACGTCAACTGA